Genomic segment of Mucilaginibacter sabulilitoris:
GCTGGCTCATGCCTTTAATAGGCTTTGCCGAAATTTTGGGTGGAGTACTCTTTATTATCCCCAAAACAAGAGCATTAGGGGCAATTGTAATTTTTCCGGTTATGATAGGTATTGTACTTACAAATAGCATTGTGGCACCCTCTGGTTTGCCCATTGCTTTGCCGTTATTTGCCATAAACCTGTGGGTAATCTGTGAAAACTGGAAAAAATATTTACCGATGATCCGATAGATATGAAAAACTTTGATCCAAAGGTTGATGAGTACATAGCCACATCTGCAGATTTTGCAAAACCTGTTTTAGAACACTGGCGACAGCTTATTCATGACAATTGCCCGGATGTCGTAGAAGCGATCAAATGGGGTTTCCCGCATTTTGACTATAAAGGAGATTTTATGTGTGTGATAGCTTCCTATAAAAACCATTGCTCTTTTACTTTTTTAAAAGCGGAGTTAATGAATGATGCCCGGTTGAAAGATAGTAAGACGTTGAAACCCATTCAACGTTTTCTAGGTAAAGTTACAAAGTTGTCTGATCTGCCACCTGATGAGGAGTTTATCGGGATGCTGAAGGAAGCCATGGTTTTGAATGAAAAGGGAATAAAAGTAATGGCGCCGAAATCTGATAAGCCCAAAGTGCTTGAAATGCCGGACTATTTTTCGGAAAAACTGGCCGGTAATGCAAAAGCTAAAGCCGTTTTTGAAAGCAAATCTGACTCTTTTCGCAAAGATTATATTATTTGGATAAGTGATGCCAAAACTGACGCGACGCGGCAAAAAAGAATGGAAGAAGCAATAGAATGGATAGCCGAGGGTAAAGGCAGATTCTGGAAATATGAAAAATAGATAATGAAGGTGGCAGAAATTAACCCTGCCGCCTAACCATTTCATTGATCCAGATGGGGGCAAAAGGCGAAGTACATCCCTTAGATACCGGATAGTCGCGATAAATTCCCAGTCGCTCTCCAATGGTAATTTCACTCATATACACGTAAGCCACTTCCTATGGTGTGATTAGTCCGGCTGGTTTTTAAACCAGCCGGGATCTTTTAGTTTTTAACACCTCCAAACGCGGCGAAGTAAGAGTTTTTATGCAGTATTTCCACATTGGTAAAGCCAACCTTTTTTAACAAATTCGTCTGATAATTTACAGAACGGGGAGTATCTTCATGAGCTATGTAATCTAAAACTTTCCGCCTGTACTCTGCTCCTCCAAGCGTTTCTAAATAAGCAGCATATTTATCATGAAAAAGCTTGTTGAGCGGCAATGAATCATGGGTTATCAAGTCAGATATCCATATACAGCCGCCGGGTTTTAAGGTTTTATATATTTTGGTAAAAACGGCCTCCCAATCATTATCATCACGCAGGTGATGCAACGT
This window contains:
- a CDS encoding DoxX family membrane protein; the protein is MKQKIIFVLSLLFGLMFINAGLNKFLNYMPVPADMPEKMQKMGAAFMEIGWLMPLIGFAEILGGVLFIIPKTRALGAIVIFPVMIGIVLTNSIVAPSGLPIALPLFAINLWVICENWKKYLPMIR
- a CDS encoding YdeI/OmpD-associated family protein, giving the protein MKNFDPKVDEYIATSADFAKPVLEHWRQLIHDNCPDVVEAIKWGFPHFDYKGDFMCVIASYKNHCSFTFLKAELMNDARLKDSKTLKPIQRFLGKVTKLSDLPPDEEFIGMLKEAMVLNEKGIKVMAPKSDKPKVLEMPDYFSEKLAGNAKAKAVFESKSDSFRKDYIIWISDAKTDATRQKRMEEAIEWIAEGKGRFWKYEK